In Deferrivibrio essentukiensis, the genomic stretch ATGAAACGTACATATTTGAACCTGAGTTTTTAGAACATATTTCTCTTCTATTTCTTGCGGCTCAGATGATTTTTTTGAATTTTATTAGCCAGTTTATGAAAATATATGATGAACTCGAAAATTTAGATGATACTTTAAGACTTATTTACAAGACAAGAGCAAAAAGCCCGTTTTTTTCAAATAATGAGATTGTAGTCCCTGAGTCGTTTGATTTGAGCTCGGGTTTTCTGAAAATGTGTGTATATAGTGGACGGAAGCCATTATCACCTAAAGAGGAGACTAAAAAATATTCAAAGCTTAATGTTTTTAAAAGAAAGAGGTTGGAAAGCTCGGTTGCAGAGATTCACAAAACTCTTGATTTGAGGGATGAGCTTTCTTTTACTTCTGTGAGGGTTTTTACAAAGATAAAGAGTGTATTAAATAAATTGACAGAAAAACTTCTGGGCGAATCTAAAATAAAACATAAAGATACTATTTATTATATTGAATATAATGACTTAAAAAATATTTTGGATGATAATTACTACGGTAATATACAGTTTACTTATTTCTTTAAAAAATGGCAAACCGAGCGGTATAAGCTGCAGATAGTGCCATATGAGATATTTGAAAAAGATATACCGGATGTGGAGAAAATAGCAAAAGGGATTATTGGTAAGTTGTTGAGTCAGAAAGAGTTTGATATTTTATCATTCTTTCACAAAGATGATTTCAATGGTAACTTAAATGATGTTCGTATATATGAAAATTTAGCTTTTATGAAAGACAACTCCAAAAAGCCTATTATTACCGATAATATATCTTTGCTTTCATATGCCATGGAGTATGCAACAATAAATGAAATACCTGTGTATTCAGGTATCAGATTTCCTGAACTTGTTCTCAAAGGTGGAAACTTTTTTGTGAGCAAAAGTAAGCTAAAGGTAAAGCTCGGAGACGATTTTGACAGATAGGTGCAATGAAAATTTTGATAAAATATCTGACTGCCTGCACTCAAAAGAGGTCTTGTCAGTGCTTAATGAAACTGATGTCGAAATTGTAGACAGGGTCAGGGGGATGATTGCCGGGAATATCCTTGGAGATATGCTTGGGCTACCTTTAGAAGGTACAAAGGGGAATATTCAACCGTATCCGCCTTTAAAACTAAATGAAAAATGTGTTACGGAAATAAAAAAGATAATCTGGAGTGATGATACTTCGATGTTGATAGCTTTAGCATTTTCCTTATATGAGTCGGACGGCAAAGTAAACACGGAAAATGAAAGAAAGCATTATTTAAGATGGTTTTACGAAGGTAGGTACACCCCTGATGGCAGATCTTTTGGGTATGGTAATACAACTAAGGAGGCTTTGATTTCTGAAAGGGCGGGCACTGACAGAAGCTCAAATGGAAATGGTGCACTTATGCGCTCTTCAGTTATAGTCCCTTATTATTTGAAAAAAACTGACAGAGAGCTTGATGAGGCAAGCGCTAATTCATGCGCTGTTACCCATGGGCATCCGGTGAGTATTTTTACAAATATGATCTACACTTATATTTTGAAAAAACTAATCTATGGATATTCTTTTGCCGAGAGCTTAAGACTGGCAAAGATAAGATATTATGATATGATAAGTGATATTAATGAGATTTTTGAAAATCCCGTTTTCTATACTACGACTGCCTACTGTGTGACTACACTGCAAACATCCTTGCATGTTAACCTCGAATCAAACAGTTTTGAGGAGGCTTTGGTAAAAGCAGTTAATCTCGGTGGTGATGCTGATACAATAGGCGCGGTAACAGGTGCATTGGCAGGAGCAAAATATGGATTTGACAATTTAAGTGAAGGTTATAAAAGTGCAGCTTTAAGTGTTATAAAAACTTATCCTGCACTACAAAAATTTTTTAAAGGGATTCTTTAAAGGGGTGGAAAATGACTAATTATGTGCTTGATACTAATGTGTTGCTCTATGATCCGAATGCGGTTTATGGCTTTAATGGGGACACACTCAATATTCCCATTACGGTAATCGAAGAGATAGACTATTTCAAAAAAAATATGGATCAGACCGGCTATAATGCAAGGTATATTGCAAGATTTCTTGACGAGCTTAGAAAAGAGGGTGATTTGAGGGAAGGGGTCAAGCTTGAAAACGGGACAACTGTTCGGGTCAATGTGTGCAATGATCATCTTGCATCTAAAATTTCAAGTGATTTGATAAAAGACAAAGCAGATAATCTTATACTTTCAGTAGCGCTATGGTTGCAGGAGCATGAGAAAAAAGAGGTCATATTCGTTACAAAAGATGCAAATCTCAGAATCAAGTCCGATGTTTTAGGGATTAAATCTATCGATTATGAGAAAGATAGAGTTGAGACAGATAGATTTTTTGAGGGTACAAAAGTAATTGCTATTAAAGATGAGCTTGTCGACAAACTATACAACAATGAGGTTGTTAAGTTAGAAAAAGAATTTTTACCAAATGAATATTTGAGGGTAGAGTCTGAATTGAATCCCAAGAAGAGTGTGTTGGTAAGATTTGATAAAATAAGTAATGGTTTGGTTAAGATTAAAGAGTATAAGGATGGACTTTGGGGGATAATTGCCAGAAATTCCGAGCAAAGATTTCTCTACGATGCTTTGACCAATGATTCTATAAAGCTTGTCTGTATTGCAGGTATTGCAGGGACAGGTAAGACCCTTTTGGCTATTGCAGCGGGGCTTGCAAAGACTATAGATGAGAAGAAGTATCGTAAGCTTTTGGTATCAAGACCAATTTTCCCGATGGGGAAAGATTTGGGTTTTCTCCCAGGTGAAATAAAAGATAAGCTTGCCCCTTGGATGCAGCCTGTTTACGATAATTTAAGCTTTATCCTTGAAAACACAAATGAACAGTCTACGTATAAAGAGCTTTTTGAGCAGAACCTTGTAGAGATAGAGGCATTAACATATATCAGAGGTAGAAGTATCCCCAATCAATACTTTATAGTGGATGAAGCTCAAAATCTGACCCCACATGAAATTAAAACAATACTTACAAGAGCAGGTGAAGGGACAAAAATTGTGTTGACAGGTGACCCTAATCAAATTGATAACCCTTATATTGACTACTACACAAACGGGCTTACTTATGTTATGGATAGATTTAAAGATGATGAGATAGCTGCCGCGGTGACACTCCTTAAAGGGGAAAGATCAATTTTGGCGACGAAAGCGGCTCAAAAACTTTAATATTATCATTTGGAGGCGTGATGGAAAAGTTTATCACTGATATATTTGAAGAGATTCAGGAGACTCAGAATAAATTTTTTGCTGAAAGTATCCCTGTGCTGTCATCTATTGCGGTAGAGATAGCCAAAACTTTTGTAAGTGGTGGGAAATTGTTTATTTTTGGCAACGGGGGGTCTGCTGCTGATGCACAGCATATTGCTGCTGAGTTTGTAAACAGATTTAAAATGGAAAGGCCACCTTTGCCGGCGATAGCTCTTACAACAGATACCTCAGTTTTGACTTCGATAGGTAATGACTATACTTTTGATGATATATTTTTGAAGCAGGTGCAAGCTCTTGTAAATGATAACGATATAGCATTGGGAATTTCAACGAGCGGTAATTCTGAAAATGTATTGAGAGCATTAAAATATCTTGCAAAAAATAACATAAAAACGATAGGCTTTTCAGGAAAAGATGGTGGTAAAATGAACGGTCTGTGCGACATACTTTTTAATGTGGACTGTAAAACTACAGCAAGAATCCAGGAAGTTCACATCCAGGCTGCTCATATAATATGTGAATTGGTAGATGAATTGATGTTTGGGCAGTTTTCCGATTTAATAGTAAGATTGTAAGGGGTAAAAGTGCTTGCAAGAGAGAGGGTTTTATCTCCCGATAGATTAAAAGACAGATTAAATGATATTAATGGCAAGGTAGTATTTACGAATGGTTGTTTTGATATTTTACATATCGGCCACTTAAGGTATCTTGAAGAAGCTAAAAAGCTTGGAGATATACTTGTTGTCGGTGTTAACAGTGATGACTCAGTCAAAAGATTGAAAGGGGAAAAACGCCCCATTAATAAGTTGAATGAGCGTATGGAGATGCTTGCCGGGCTTAAGCCTGTTGACTATGTAACGTATTTTGAAGAGGACACTCCATACAATTTAATAAAACTTCTTGTCCCTGATATACTTGTAAAAGGGGGGGATTGGAAGGTGGATGAAATTGTTGGCTCCGATATAGTGCTTGATAACGGTGGGGAAGTTTTTTCTTTAAATTTTGAAGAAAATTTTGCCACAACCAACATCATAGAGGAAGTTATCCGAAAATATTGCAAATGAATACAATTTCTAATCTTTGGGGGGCATCCCTTTCATATCATTTAAAAAAAATAAGAGATAAGGGTAAAAACACTTTTGTTGTCGTCAAAGATACACAGCAGCTTGAAAAATTGTCAGGCGATTTTTCATTTTTCTTTGGTGAGGACAGCTACTTAAGGTTTCCGGAATATACCATCCAACCTTTTGAAATGGTAAGGATAATGCCTGACGTTATCAGCGAAAGGGTAAAGACTCTTTACAGGCTTTCAAAAACATCAGGGAATATCATACTGGTCACACTCTACAGTTTATTAAAACTTTTGCCAACCAAAGATGTTTTTAAGGAGTCAATTCTTGAGTTTAAAATTTCTGATGAGTTGTCCAGAGATGAAATAATATACTATCTTGATATACTTGGTTATGTTAACGTTGAAGTGGTTACGGATAAAGGTGAATTTGCCTTTAGAGGGGATATATTTGATGTCTACCCTGTTACGTCAGATTTGCCTGTGAGAGTTGAGTTTTTTGATGAAGAGATAGAGTCTATATATACGTATGATATTGATAATTTCAAGCCTGTGGAATCTCTTGAAAAATTTACACTTCTACCTGCTACAGACTTGATATATGAATCTGCTGAGATTTCAAAAAAGATTCCCAATATTCAAATAAAGGAAAAGTTTGAAAACTTTGGAAAATTTGGGGGCTATTTTTGGTATGCACCTTATGTGTATCAAAAGATGGATACCATATTTGACTATTGTGCCGGTGAAAAAGAGATTATCTTTGCCTTTGATGATATTCAAGAATCACTTGATAATTTTTATTATAACCTTGAAGAAAGGCTTAAAGATGTGGACGACTATCTGATTAATAATTTTTTGAGAAAAAAAGATTTTGGCAGGCTCATTGAAAATAATGTTACGGTAATGGTGGATTATTCTGGCAGTCCGACTGTAGTGGAAAACTACAAAAATATGGCATTAAAGCTTAGTTATGAAAAGAACAATATCTATCACTCTATTGAAAGTTTTATTGATATATTGAAAGGTTATAAAGAATTCAAAATTATTGTGGCAATTGATAACAAAAAGTTTGAAGAGGTTTTAAAGACTTTTTTAAATGACCATCATATTTATGTCAATGAGATAAAATCGTATGAAGATAGCTTGAAAAGTGGTGTGTACCTTTTAAAAAAGAGGCTTTCCGGCGGATTTATTGACGAAGAAGATAAAATCTTTCTTGCCTGCGATTTTGAAATATTTGGTTTTGCAAAAAAGAGAAAAAAAACTATATCCAAAAAAGATGCATTCAAAACCAATATTACCGATTTGCAGGCGGGGGATTATGTAGTCCATATCGATTATGGTATAGGACTTTATAAAGGCCTTGCTCATAAGGAGATTGGTGGTGTTGAGGGGGACTTTTTAGAGCTTGAATACAGCGGTGGCGAGATACTATATGTCCCCATTGACAGTATTTCACAAATTCAAAAGTATTTCGCCTCAGGTCATACGGAGCCAAAGTTAAATAGCCTTAAAAGTGCAAAGTGGGCAAATCTGAAGCAACAGGCAAAAAAGAGTGCCAAGAAAATTGCCATGGACCTTCTTAAGCTTTATGCAGAGAGAAAAGCAACAAGAGGGAAAGCCTTCTATGGAGAAGACAATACTTATCTAAATATGTTGGAAGATAGCTTTGAATATGAAGAAACAGAGGATCAATTGGCGGCAATTTACGATGTGTATTCGGATATGCAATCGGACAGACCGATGGACAGACTAATTTGTGGTGATGTCGGTTTTGGTAAGACTGAGGTGGCTATCAGAGCTGCATGCAAAGCTGCATCCAGTGGCAAACAAGTGGCGGTAATATGTCCGACGACAATTTTGGCTAAGCAGCACTATGACACATTTTCCTCAAGAATGAAAAATCTTCCGTTTACAATAGATTATGTATCACGATTTAGAACAAATAAGGATATTAAAAAAATTTTAGCTGAGCTTGCTGAAGGTAAGATAGATATTATCATAGGTACCCACAGGCTGTTGTCAAAAGACGTAATCTTCAAGGACTTAGGGCTTTTGATAGTTGATGAAGAGCAGAGGTTTGGAGTATCGCATAAAGAAAAAATAACAAATATGAAATCAAATATCGATGTTCTTTCAATGAGTGCTACCCCTATCCCGAGGACATTGCAAATGTCTTTGTCAGGCGTAAGGGATATAAGTGTCATAGAAACACCGCCTGTTGACAGACTCCCAATAGTGACAAAGCTTGTCAGCCATGATGAAGAGGTTAAGGGGGCAATTGAATATGAATTAAAAAGAGGTGGGCAGGTATATTTTCTTGAAAATAATGTTGCCAGAATAAATGAAACTGCAGCATGGATAAAAGCGCTTATCCCTTTTGCAAGGATAGATGTGGCACATGGACAGATGAGCTCAAATTTGGTGGAGAAATCTCTTGAAAAATTTTACGATGGTGATACCGATATACTCGTTTGTTCTACGATTATTGAGAATGGGATAGATGTTCCAAATGCCAACAGTATCATTATTAAAAACGCTGAAAATTTTGGACTTGCTCAGCTTTATCAGTTAAAAGGGCGTGTGGGCAGGTCTACCAGAAGAGGTTACTGCTATCTTTACATAAAAAACTTTAACGGCTTATCACAGCTTGCCAAAAAAAGGATTCAGATTGTGGAGCAATTAAGTGATTTGGGGAGTGGTTTTAAGATATCGTCTTACGATTTGCAACTTAGGGGAGCCGGAGATTTATTTGGTGCAGAGCAGTCGGGATTTGTAGTAAATATAGGGTATGAGCTTTATTTGCAACTTATTGAAGAAGCTGTAAATGAACTAAAAGGGGTTAAAAGAAATATTGTAAAGACAGAGATTCAGTCTTCATACCCTTATTTCATACCTGCTGAGTATATCAGAGATCCGAAAGTCAGAATCAATTACTACAATAGAATTGCAGAAATAACAAATATAGAGGATTATAATTATCTTTATGATGAAATACGCTCAATTTACGGAAGTCTTCCTGAGCCGGTAGAAAATTTACTGTGGATTATGTTAATAAGAAATCTTGCGTCAATGCTTAATGTTGTTAAAATTATAATTCTTTCTGGAAAAGTAAAACTTCAATTTCATGAAAAAACAGCATTCTTAGACCCGAATATGTTTTTGGAAGCTATGAAGAAACTGAATATTACGGGGCTTTTTACGGGTAGCTTTGAATTTACGGTGAGAGGAGCGGAATCTGTAATATTATTTGAGAATACATTTAAAATGCTTGATTATTTAAATGAAATACTGAAAAATAGTGAATTATTAGCTAAATAAAATATCTATCTGAAGTTAGGTTTAAGGGTGGTAAAATATACATGAAAAAACTTTTTCTTTTACTCTTTTTGATATTATTTATCGGGTGTTCGGATAAAAGTGATGAAGCAAAAAACGAGAAAGATATAGAGTTAAATACTAAAAAACCTGTACTAATTATTGATAATAAACCATATTACAATGAAGATATTATAAATTATGCATATTATCTCCTGCAAGAGATGGACGAAAAAGAGGTGGAAAATACTGAAATCAAAGACAAAATATTAAATGACTTTATAAATCATATTTTACTTTTACGAGAAGCAAAAAAAGCGGGGATAAATATAGATAGACAAAGGATTAAAAAGGTGGTTGAAAAGTTTAATAAAGGGGCGGAAGAGGATAGCTTATCCATTTTTACAGGTAAGATACAGCCTGACATTGCTCAGATAGAAAAAATAATATATGAGAATATGGTGGTGCAAGCCTATTTAAATAAGCTTGTAGAAGAAAAGGTTAAAGTAACGGAAGAAGATTTGAAAGCGTATTATGACAATATGAGTAAGACGGAGGTTAATAAGACGCTTTATAATGTGTGGCACATATTTACAACCGATGAGAAAAAGGCGGATAAAGCAAGGGAGCTTCTTAGACAGAGAAATTCTTTTAAAAAAATAGCTGAAAGTTACTCTGAAGACCCATATGCTGAAAAAGGTGGTGATATGGGTTATATTGATTTGGATGTTATGCCGGAAGTCTTTCAATATGTGAAGAAAATGAGGATAAGACAAGTCAGCCCTGTTCTTAAATCTGACTACGGTTATCATATTTTTTCACTGAGGGATATCGCTAAAAGCACTGTAAGTGGTACATTTGAAGAGGCATCAGGGGAGATTTACTCTAAAGTTTATGAGTCAAAACAGAATGATTTAATAGAAAATTTAATAAAGGAGTTAAGAAAAAATGCTGAGATTAAAATTATTGGTGGTGTTAATTTTACTTTTGAGTCTGACAATTCAAGCAAAAACAATTGACAAAATACTAGTTATCGTTGGAGATAAGATAATTACCCAATATGAAGTTGAGTCGTTTAACCCTAAAAAGGTTAAAGAGATTTATTCTGTGGAAGATGAGCAAAAAAGAAATGATTTGTTGAAAAAATATTACCAAAGTGTTTTAGAGTTTTTGGTAAATCAATACACTATTGAAATTGCTGCTGAAAGGGAAGGGATAAAAATAGGTGAAGATGAAGTTGATATGGCAATAAATCAGATACTTGAAAAAAATAATATTACCAAAGAGCAGCTCGAGCAGCTTTTAGAGAAGGAAGACTTGACTTTTCAAAAATATAAGTGGCAGATAAAAATGGACATAATTAATGCGAGACTTAACTCAAGAGTTATCTTACCAAGGTTAGTTGTGGCAGAAGAGGATATAAAAAAGTACATTGATGAAAATAACTCAATTTTGGATTTAGATGATAGTTTTGAGCTTCGAATGATAGTTATAGAAAAAGATAAAGAAGATGATTTGAAAAAAGAGTTAGGGAAGACCTCATTTGCTGATTTGGCAATAAAATATTCCACTGACAAGTCAGCTAAATCTGGCGGCTATATTGGAAACATTAAGTTGGGTTTTTTACCCGATAATTTAAAGGAAAAATTTAAAGATGTTAAAAAGGGGGATATTGTAAGGATAGAAGATGGCGATGTTGTTAAATATTTCTTTGTGGAAAACTTTAAGTCTAAATACGATATAGATGAGAAGTTAAAAAGTGAAATAGTTGACAAACTTAAAAAAGCTCAATATCAAAAAGTTTATGACAATTGGCTTGAAGAGCATAAAAAAACTATATTTGTAAAATACATGAACTAATGAGAATAGATAAGTTTCTTAAAGTATCATTTTTGTTGAAAAGAAGAACAGTTGCAAATGAGGCGGCTGACGAAGGTTTTATTTATGTTAATGGAAAAAAGGTTAAACCTTCCTATAAAGTTTCTCCAGGCGATATTATTGAACTTGATATGTGGAATTTTTATAAAAAGGTAAAAGTTTTAAATATCCCTGAAAAGGGGAATATCCCAAAAAAAGATATTGAAAATTTTATCGAGATTTTAGAGTATAAACCAAAAGAGACAGATGATATTCTATAAAAAAAGCCCGCTAAAGCGGGCTTTTTTAAATTCCTATTTTAGATTTTAGTGAATTTTCTTAGCGTATTTTGAAGCATCCTTTTTACTCATGCTTGCATGGCATCCGGATAATTTACAAGTATATTCAAGGCTAAGTTCATTTTTAGCTAATTTGCCATCTTCAGTGAACATATAGTAGTCAGCAGATGTATTGATTTTGAATATATGAGATCTTACATCGCCAGCATAGTCATCTGTTTTCAAAGCTGATTTAGCAGCTTTTGGCATATGGCAGCTTTTACAGTCAATTTTGCTCTTACCATGAATTGTTTTTTCATACTTAGCAGCTATTTCGCTGTGGCAGCTTGAGCAATCAGTTTTGATACTTACTGCAGTTTTTGCATGAGGATCATGACATTCTACACAATTTAAATCTTTGTGACCACCTGCTAACAGTTCATTATACTGTTCATGGTGCTTGATAAATCCACCTGAAGCAGGGATTTTATCAGCAGAGCTTCTAATGTGGCATTTACCGCATGCTTTTGAGCTTGTGTCAA encodes the following:
- a CDS encoding SurA N-terminal domain-containing protein, which encodes MLRLKLLVVLILLLSLTIQAKTIDKILVIVGDKIITQYEVESFNPKKVKEIYSVEDEQKRNDLLKKYYQSVLEFLVNQYTIEIAAEREGIKIGEDEVDMAINQILEKNNITKEQLEQLLEKEDLTFQKYKWQIKMDIINARLNSRVILPRLVVAEEDIKKYIDENNSILDLDDSFELRMIVIEKDKEDDLKKELGKTSFADLAIKYSTDKSAKSGGYIGNIKLGFLPDNLKEKFKDVKKGDIVRIEDGDVVKYFFVENFKSKYDIDEKLKSEIVDKLKKAQYQKVYDNWLEEHKKTIFVKYMN
- the rfaE2 gene encoding D-glycero-beta-D-manno-heptose 1-phosphate adenylyltransferase; this encodes MLARERVLSPDRLKDRLNDINGKVVFTNGCFDILHIGHLRYLEEAKKLGDILVVGVNSDDSVKRLKGEKRPINKLNERMEMLAGLKPVDYVTYFEEDTPYNLIKLLVPDILVKGGDWKVDEIVGSDIVLDNGGEVFSLNFEENFATTNIIEEVIRKYCK
- a CDS encoding RNA-binding S4 domain-containing protein; protein product: MRIDKFLKVSFLLKRRTVANEAADEGFIYVNGKKVKPSYKVSPGDIIELDMWNFYKKVKVLNIPEKGNIPKKDIENFIEILEYKPKETDDIL
- the mfd gene encoding transcription-repair coupling factor, which encodes MNTISNLWGASLSYHLKKIRDKGKNTFVVVKDTQQLEKLSGDFSFFFGEDSYLRFPEYTIQPFEMVRIMPDVISERVKTLYRLSKTSGNIILVTLYSLLKLLPTKDVFKESILEFKISDELSRDEIIYYLDILGYVNVEVVTDKGEFAFRGDIFDVYPVTSDLPVRVEFFDEEIESIYTYDIDNFKPVESLEKFTLLPATDLIYESAEISKKIPNIQIKEKFENFGKFGGYFWYAPYVYQKMDTIFDYCAGEKEIIFAFDDIQESLDNFYYNLEERLKDVDDYLINNFLRKKDFGRLIENNVTVMVDYSGSPTVVENYKNMALKLSYEKNNIYHSIESFIDILKGYKEFKIIVAIDNKKFEEVLKTFLNDHHIYVNEIKSYEDSLKSGVYLLKKRLSGGFIDEEDKIFLACDFEIFGFAKKRKKTISKKDAFKTNITDLQAGDYVVHIDYGIGLYKGLAHKEIGGVEGDFLELEYSGGEILYVPIDSISQIQKYFASGHTEPKLNSLKSAKWANLKQQAKKSAKKIAMDLLKLYAERKATRGKAFYGEDNTYLNMLEDSFEYEETEDQLAAIYDVYSDMQSDRPMDRLICGDVGFGKTEVAIRAACKAASSGKQVAVICPTTILAKQHYDTFSSRMKNLPFTIDYVSRFRTNKDIKKILAELAEGKIDIIIGTHRLLSKDVIFKDLGLLIVDEEQRFGVSHKEKITNMKSNIDVLSMSATPIPRTLQMSLSGVRDISVIETPPVDRLPIVTKLVSHDEEVKGAIEYELKRGGQVYFLENNVARINETAAWIKALIPFARIDVAHGQMSSNLVEKSLEKFYDGDTDILVCSTIIENGIDVPNANSIIIKNAENFGLAQLYQLKGRVGRSTRRGYCYLYIKNFNGLSQLAKKRIQIVEQLSDLGSGFKISSYDLQLRGAGDLFGAEQSGFVVNIGYELYLQLIEEAVNELKGVKRNIVKTEIQSSYPYFIPAEYIRDPKVRINYYNRIAEITNIEDYNYLYDEIRSIYGSLPEPVENLLWIMLIRNLASMLNVVKIIILSGKVKLQFHEKTAFLDPNMFLEAMKKLNITGLFTGSFEFTVRGAESVILFENTFKMLDYLNEILKNSELLAK
- a CDS encoding ADP-ribosylglycohydrolase family protein, whose translation is MTDRCNENFDKISDCLHSKEVLSVLNETDVEIVDRVRGMIAGNILGDMLGLPLEGTKGNIQPYPPLKLNEKCVTEIKKIIWSDDTSMLIALAFSLYESDGKVNTENERKHYLRWFYEGRYTPDGRSFGYGNTTKEALISERAGTDRSSNGNGALMRSSVIVPYYLKKTDRELDEASANSCAVTHGHPVSIFTNMIYTYILKKLIYGYSFAESLRLAKIRYYDMISDINEIFENPVFYTTTAYCVTTLQTSLHVNLESNSFEEALVKAVNLGGDADTIGAVTGALAGAKYGFDNLSEGYKSAALSVIKTYPALQKFFKGIL
- a CDS encoding PhoH family protein; protein product: MTNYVLDTNVLLYDPNAVYGFNGDTLNIPITVIEEIDYFKKNMDQTGYNARYIARFLDELRKEGDLREGVKLENGTTVRVNVCNDHLASKISSDLIKDKADNLILSVALWLQEHEKKEVIFVTKDANLRIKSDVLGIKSIDYEKDRVETDRFFEGTKVIAIKDELVDKLYNNEVVKLEKEFLPNEYLRVESELNPKKSVLVRFDKISNGLVKIKEYKDGLWGIIARNSEQRFLYDALTNDSIKLVCIAGIAGTGKTLLAIAAGLAKTIDEKKYRKLLVSRPIFPMGKDLGFLPGEIKDKLAPWMQPVYDNLSFILENTNEQSTYKELFEQNLVEIEALTYIRGRSIPNQYFIVDEAQNLTPHEIKTILTRAGEGTKIVLTGDPNQIDNPYIDYYTNGLTYVMDRFKDDEIAAAVTLLKGERSILATKAAQKL
- a CDS encoding D-sedoheptulose-7-phosphate isomerase, with product MEKFITDIFEEIQETQNKFFAESIPVLSSIAVEIAKTFVSGGKLFIFGNGGSAADAQHIAAEFVNRFKMERPPLPAIALTTDTSVLTSIGNDYTFDDIFLKQVQALVNDNDIALGISTSGNSENVLRALKYLAKNNIKTIGFSGKDGGKMNGLCDILFNVDCKTTARIQEVHIQAAHIICELVDELMFGQFSDLIVRL
- a CDS encoding peptidylprolyl isomerase, which encodes MKKLFLLLFLILFIGCSDKSDEAKNEKDIELNTKKPVLIIDNKPYYNEDIINYAYYLLQEMDEKEVENTEIKDKILNDFINHILLLREAKKAGINIDRQRIKKVVEKFNKGAEEDSLSIFTGKIQPDIAQIEKIIYENMVVQAYLNKLVEEKVKVTEEDLKAYYDNMSKTEVNKTLYNVWHIFTTDEKKADKARELLRQRNSFKKIAESYSEDPYAEKGGDMGYIDLDVMPEVFQYVKKMRIRQVSPVLKSDYGYHIFSLRDIAKSTVSGTFEEASGEIYSKVYESKQNDLIENLIKELRKNAEIKIIGGVNFTFESDNSSKNN